In the genome of Cryptomeria japonica chromosome 8, Sugi_1.0, whole genome shotgun sequence, one region contains:
- the LOC131071144 gene encoding U-box domain-containing protein 13-like, which translates to MDREKQSLSHQDKLHFGLPGVKSDTIESQTIQILCENLSVGTLEEQRAAAGELRLLAKRNADNRISIAEAGAIPLLVNILSTPDGRTQEHAVTALLNLSIYENNKGAIVMAGAIAPIVEVLKNGSMEARENAAATLFSLSVVDENKITIGASGAIPALVGLLREGSQRGKKDAATALFNLTIYQGNKARAVRAGVVAPLMQLLVDPSAGMVDEALAILAILASHQEGKIAIGNAEAIPILVDIIRTGSPRNRENAAAVLLALCTNDPQNLIVFKDLGALEPLTDLAQKGTARAKRKAVSLLEHMNRPEQGPSSHGDQRSSSCGCIIYLFES; encoded by the exons ATGGATCGTGAGAAGCAATCACTGTCACACCAAGATAAATTGCACTTCGGCCTCCCTGGCGTCAAGAGTGATACCATTGAGTCACAAACAATTCAAATCCTTTGTGAAAAT CTGTCAGTTGGGACTCTTGAAGAACAAAGAGCAGCAGCTGGTGAATTACGCCTTCTAGCAAAAAGGAATGCTGATAACAGGATTTCTATAGCAGAGGCTGGGGCCATTCCTTTGCTAGTTAATATTCTGTCCACACCAGATGGAAGAACACAAGAGCATGCTGTGACAGCTCTACTTAACCTTTCCATTTATGAAAACAATAAAGGGGCAATAGTTATGGCTGGGGCAATTGCTCCAATTGTTGAGGTTCTCAAAAATGGTAGTATGGAAGCAAGAGAAAATGCTGCTGCAACTCTCTTTAGCTTGTCAGTTGTTGATGAGAACAAGATAACAATTGGTGCATCTGGAGCAATACCTGCTCTGGTTGGCTTGCTTCGCGAGGGGAGCCAGAGAGGTAAGAAAGATGCTGCTACAGCACTATTTAATTTAACAATCTATCAAGGTAACAAAGCAAGGGCCGTGAGGGCTGGAGTTGTAGCCCCTTTGATGCAATTACTTGTAGATCCTAGTGCAGGGATGGTTGATGAAGCCCTGGCCATATTGGCTATTCTTGCAAGTCACCAAGAAGGTAAAATAGCCATCGGGAATGCTGAGGCCATTCCAATATTAGTGGATATAATCAGAACTGGTTCACCTCGAAACCGGGAAAATGCAGCAGCTGTCTTACTTGCATTGTGCACAAATGATCCCCAAAATCTGATTGTATTCAAAGACCTTGGAGCTTTAGAACCCTTAACAGATTTGGCTCAGAAGGGCACAGCAAGAGCCAAGCGCAAAGCAGTTTCTCTATTAGAGCATATGAACAGGCCAGAGCAAGGGCCAAGTAGTCATGGTGATCAAAGATCATCTTCCTGTGGttgtattatatatttatttgagAGCTGA